DNA from Brassica napus cultivar Da-Ae chromosome C4, Da-Ae, whole genome shotgun sequence:
AATTTGAGTTTGGTTAGGTGAGTTGAAagatcaaaaactaaaactttgATCTTTCACATTTTCGTCGATTGCTTTCAATAGGATGGCACAAGCTAGCAGAATCTGCCACGGCGTGCAGAACCCATGTGTTGTGCTTCAATCCATCAGAGAAATCTCGGGTCTCATCAAGCTACCCGGATCCAAGTCTCTCTCCAATCGGATCCTACTTCTTGCCGCTCTATCTCAGCCTCAGGTGCAGTTTTCTCTTGTAGTGATGGGCTGGGCTGGGCTGCCAAACAAAAGGCCTGGTATTTCAGATTGTTATGAACCGGGTTTTACGAATTTAACCGGTTATGGAATTAATCTTCGGTGACTAATTTTATTATTACCAATGTCTCTGGTCGTGGTCTCAGGGTATAACACAGGTcggcttcttcgtcttccaacTTTGAGCATCTTCCCCAAATTTTCACCTCTTTCTGCTCTCATGAATTCATCGAATCTCAGTTCTTCCAGCAAACCGGCCTTCTCTTCCTTCTCACAATCCAGCAGAAGGTACTGAGTCaacgttttcttttttttttcacattaaAGGTTTGGTCTTGATTCGATTATGATGTTTTGATGAATGCAGCGGCGGTAGAGGAAGAGGAAACGAGAGAGATAATGATCGTCGGAGGCCTCAGGGTCGTGGCGGCGGTGGTGGTggcagaggaggaggaggaggagatagAATCGATGCTCTTGGAAGACTCTTGTAAGTGCAATCGTTATTGATGTTGTGAAGAAAAGTAGAGATTGTTAGGTTGGGATTGAATATCTTTTTGGATTTGATTAGGACGAGAATCTTGAGACACATGGCTAGTGAGCTGAGACTGAACATGAGAGGTGATGGTTTTGTTAAAGCTGGAGACTTGCTTAGCCTGAATCTGAAAACGTCTGCAAACGTTCAGTTGAAGTCTCACACCATTGATGAGATTAGAGAGGTTAGTTAGTTTCCGCTAATCTTCATTGTAGCTTTGTGGTGGTGTTTGTGTATGATGTCGTTTGGTGGTGTTTAACTAACAGGCAGTGAGAAGGGACAATAAGCAACGGTTTAGCCTCGTTGAAGAGAACGGAGAGCTCTTGATTCGTGCTAACCAAGGCCACTCCATCACGGTTAGAAAAGACTCTTGATTTGGTCGCTTTCTCTCTTTGATCTTTGTCTTGAAACCTTTGATCTTCTATTTGTAGTGGTTTGACTTTCTGATGTCTACTTATAGCTTCTGCTTTACTGCTTATGCCTTTCTGTGCAGACGGTTGAGTCCGAGAAGTTACTTAAACCAATATTGTCACCTGAAGAAGCTCCAGGTAAAAGCAGTACTACCATAGGACGTTTACTTGTGTCTTTATATCATTTGCTTTGTTGTAATGGCAGTGTGTGTGCATGGAACATATCGGAAGAATTTGGAATCCATCTTAGCATCTGGCTTAAAGCGTATGAATAGACTCCATGTTCACTTTTCTTGTGGCTTGCCAACAGATGGTGAAGTGATAAGTGGTAAGGTTTTGATCTTTTTGTTGTCATGAAAAATTGCATATGCACACTTATCTGATTCCAGTTTGATATGATTTTTTGGCAAGGCATGAGAAGAGATGTTAATCTCTTGATCTTTCTCGACATCAAGAAAGCTCTTGAAGGTTTTAGAACTAGAACTCAAATTACTTTATATCACAACACTACTGCTGTCCTTCTAACAATTTAGTTTCTTGATTTTTGTCTGTAGATGGGATTGCATTCTACATTTCAGACAACAAGGTGATTTTGACTGAAGGTGTTGATGGTGTAGTGCCTGTTGATTACTTCCAAAAGATTGAGTCTTGGCCTAGTCGGCAACCAATTCCTTTCTGATTCCTTGTTTATACAATACGttcattgaatttttttattggacCACATTTGTGACTTATCAGATATACAAATGTTACCACCTTAGTATTTAATAACCTATGTTGTCCATGTGGTCTGGAAACAAACGTTTGCAGAAACAATGCATTTAATCATTCACATTTATTGTCTGCTCTTTTATAGTTTTTCATCACCAATACTCGATCACTAGCGTCCTCCAAAAAGTAGAAATGATAGGGGCTTTTTATATGGGTCTTCAGAGTAGAGTAGATAAGGCAAAATTCCCAAAATGGTTTGGAGGTTTCTTTATCTAGCAGGAACAGTCAGACGCCTGGTCCGTTGTAAGAGCAATCTTTGGATTGCTCCACCTGATTCCATGTGAAAACATTCCAAAATGGCATCTTTCTTCATGCACTCTCTTTTCACTTTTTACCTATTCTAGATCTGAAAGTATCAAGAAAATATTAAGAAGACTTATAAAAGCACTAAAATACCAGCaggatacatatatataatggtgtcaaaaacaccatatatcagtgGGTTGTGTCGATTCTTCTTCGGTGGAACAATCGAGAGACATCGGCGACGAACGGTGGATGGAAATGACTAAGATTAGGTTTAGAGGTAAAGGAAGGGAGAAACTTTGCGTTCGAGTTCCGTAACAGAGGAGGTAGCTTGTGAAGAAACTGctttaataaacataaattaaattaaattatttcatCTGTTGGgatatattaaaactattagTAGATTGTCGAATTTGAGTTTAAAAGGGAAATTCCacatatatttacttttggttttccTTCCAAAAAGCTTTATACTAATTAGAGTTAgacttctttttatatattagactttcTTTTGTTTAACTTTCGATGTGAGACTTAAATTGAAATCTTTCATTACCGATAAAATTATCTATACTAAAGATGGAAATACCATATGAGTTTCAGCAGCTGCGGCTAGATGATTGTTTTTAGGAAGTAGTGTCCAATTACAAAGCTAGATGATTGTTTTTAGGAAGTAGTGTCCAATTACAAACAAGATTTTATCTCTTCGTTAGCCTTTTCTCGTTTATTTTACCTATTTTAAGTTTAAGAATTGTCTCTAATTACCTAAATCATAGATGTGTATTTCAATTCTTGTGGTTAAACTTTATTGTAGGATGAAAAGTAAAAGACTAAACTAACCATCGTGtcattataaatagaaattcaTCTTAGACTCAGTTCCTCGTACAATACACATAATATACCTtcgaactaaaaaaaaaagaaaggagaaaaagtaaaaaagtaaaatatagcATGGCTAAGTTTGCTTCCATCATCACCTTCCTCTTCGTTGTTCTTATTATCTTTTCTGCTTTTGGTAAGTATTGACTTTATTGTATACatggcaaattatattatttattaaatttcagattatttGATAATCAACCCTGacatatttatgaatataatgtatatataaagaagCACCAACGATTGTGGAAGGGCAGAAGTCATGCAAGAGGCAGCCTAATTCAGGGAGAAAATATTGTATGAAGGATAGTGAATGCCGGAAGGTTTGCGTCGAAGCCGAGAAAGCAATACGTGCTACTTGTGATTATATATTCCCAAGGCGCCAGTGTTTCTGCCATTTTCCATGTTAATCAACAGAGCCGTTCCAAGACATTTTTATGCCCTATGCCAAATAAATATTACTAGATGACTTTCTGCGATATCGCGGGATAAAGtccatttaaatattattataataagttttctatataattgaaatttataacaatttcgataaattaattttttgataaaatcaaTGAATCTTTTTGATAGGttaaaaatttaagaataacattaaattttattacaatGTATTAACcattttaacacatatttttcataattatgaaaaattacaaattaaaaagataaactaTCATATATGAGTTGTGATATTATCTAGTATTTATGGTAAATTCAGAAAAtactaaatttgaaaatattctattatattacttagatataatatagatttatttggaaattttaatatttattaattattaggTTTAGTTTTGTACACAAataatcagaaatttaaaattaatttcaagACATTCTAAAATAACTTCAGAGTTTCCATAAACAATTTAaagaattttgtttgtttatttacttttatattaGATATAATATACTAATTAACAAAGTAAGGGTCTAATTAAAATACATCTATGAATTCAGATAATTGGAAGAAGCTTTAGAATATAGATAATTTTGTGTGTCTTAAAGCTACATATTCATATTCTGATAAAGATGAAAATCATGtaaactaaaatcaaatttatattattcattatagcaaactataaaaataaactaatacatAACAGAAAATGAAGCCACatattctataaaaatattatttgaaaactgCCTTAAGCAAAATATTAAGTATAATTCGGtgcataattttttgaaaatatattcttagaattattttcTAATCTTATTTCTACTTCTTTAAATAACTTATACATGTGCTAAAGATGCatgttatatttataatatatgaaattaaCCTAACAACACATACCAATGAAACCTTTATTGGTATTATTTCTTTGAGaattacgaaaatattaaaattttgattaaccAGTGATCTCTAATtcattaatcaaaaatatataacctttataataccaaatatatatatatatatatat
Protein-coding regions in this window:
- the LOC106450912 gene encoding tRNA 2'-phosphotransferase 1-like; its protein translation is MSLVVVSGYNTGRLLRLPTLSIFPKFSPLSALMNSSNLSSSSKPAFSSFSQSSRSGGRGRGNERDNDRRRPQGRGGGGGGRGGGGGDRIDALGRLLTRILRHMASELRLNMRGDGFVKAGDLLSLNLKTSANVQLKSHTIDEIREAVRRDNKQRFSLVEENGELLIRANQGHSITTVESEKLLKPILSPEEAPVCVHGTYRKNLESILASGLKRMNRLHVHFSCGLPTDGEVISGMRRDVNLLIFLDIKKALEDGIAFYISDNKVILTEGVDGVVPVDYFQKIESWPSRQPIPF